gtctctttactcgtaccgcaatgcatgatcccgtgactaacgccttagtcacattgagctcattatgatgatgcattaccgagtgggcccagagatacctctccgtcatatggagtgacaaatcccagtctcgatccgtgccaacccaacagacactttcggagatacccgaaatgcacctttatagtcacccagttacgttgtgacgtttggcacacccaaagcactcctacggtatccgggagttgcacgatctcatggtctaaggaaaagatacttgacattggaaaagctctagcaaacgaaactacacgatcttttatgctatgcttaggattgggtcttgtccatcacatcattctcctaatgatgtgatcccgttatcaatgacatccaatgtccatagtcaggaaaccgtgactatctgttgatcaacgagctagtcaactagaggcttactagggacaggctgtggtctatgtattcacacatgtatcacgatttccggacaatacaattatagcatgaataacagacaattaccatgaacaaagaaatataataataaccatttattattgcctctagggcatatttccaacagctggaGGGGCCAGCCGCCCGCAGGGGTGGTGCTGCCGCGAGCGCGACCACCGTTGCAGCAATGGCATGCGAGCGCGGCATGGCGGCTGCGATTGTGAGCTCGTCGGAGCTCACCGCCCTAGGCATCTCGCGCGTGTGGAGAATTTTGTTCGGTTTTTTTTGAACATAGAGAATTTTGTTCGTTGGCTGTGAGGCGAGGAAGACGAGGCCACAGCGGCGTTGTTTTTGCCTGAGAACGACGTGAGTAAGTTGAATTAATCCAACGGCTCGATCGGACGGCTGGGGACCGACTATTTTTGCTACGAAATAAGTCGGCTTTTTTGTAGCAGCCGCCTTTATTTATTCTTACTTACATTTCGATTCTAAGACATAAAAATTGTTTATGGCACATTTTTAAAATGTTGTATAAAAAAATTCACGCGACTAAAATGATGATAGCATTAAATAATGTTGCTGACATTTAGAAAAGTGTTCACACGTTACAAAAATGTGCTCGTGACATTAAAAAAATATATGCATGAAAAATGTTTGTGTAGTTCAAAAAAtgtttcataccattcaaaaaaatgttcagcgTGTATTTAAAAATTGTATTACATTTATTCAAAAAAATATTCCAATGTGTATTTCAAACAAATAtttatcatgtatttgaaaaaatgtttacaCAATGTAAAAACATTGATTAATTTAAAAAACATACCATTAAAaaagttcaatgtgtatttaaaaaatgtataatatgtatttaaaaatgttcaagaCATGTATTTAAAGAATGGTCATCATGTATTTgacaaatgttcaacatgtatcaaaaataagttccgtgtgaatacaaaaaatatacaacatGTACTAAAAGAGTATACATGTattaagaaaagaagaaaaaaagaaagaaactgataaaaacacatataatcaaagaagaaataaaataaataaaaaatgaaacatgtattgaaaatatttttagcagCCTTTACCCCCAAATTAAATAGATATTTGACTATTCATATGCAACATGAGTTAGTTCCTTCAATAGTTCGGATATTGAAATGCAACATGGCAGATCTATCGACAACGAGAAGGATGTAACCAACAACGTGCCAAAAACAATGATGAAACCAACAAAGGATAGCAGAATGTACCAATGTGATGCTTATGATCTACGAATGTTGTGTGTGAGGCTAAAAATGTATGTTTATGCCACGAAATGCAATGTAAAAGATTCGTATATGTGCATATGAGATGAAATATTGACAATATTTGTATGTGATATTGATAATAGTAGTGCAACCCAAAGCTGTCAATGATGAAACTCTGCTTGGGGCCCTTGTGATTGTCGGCACTCGTCGGTTGACCCACCTGTAATGATGAAGTCTCGTTGACCTGGAAGCACTGACGAGTCGTTGCATATCGGCGGTGATGCGCTTTGGTCGGTCAGTGTTGTTTTGGCCCTATAGTACTGATTACATCAGATCTTCAAATACACGCTACAAGAAGGGAACACTTGCAACACCCTttaaaaaataaaattacattataGTAGGAACACTTTCATGACAAGAAACTTGGGAAAACATGTATCGAGTAAGCATTATGAGAAATGTCGGAAAAGCATCTTGCACAGGCCTATCACACACTTGGATGACATTTTTGGGCCTTCCATGACAAGAATATTCGTGTAGAAGAGAGGGCAGGAACTTTTCGTCCATTGCTCGGGTGAGTTACACCTCGCTCGATATACGCTCGGTGGTACCGACCTGGCCATGCTCGGATGTCAGCCTCTCATACAAACGCCACATGTGGGGGGGGGGTAGTTTGTATCTAATATATTTTCAAAATActgttcatgcatttaaaaaacaATTTTAAAACGAGTGGGAGAGGGCGGTGGATGAACAAAGTGCATGAAGCTCACGGAGGATGGCCCTCATATCCAACTCGATGGGGTTGGTTTTAAAAGTTTGAAACATTCCCTAGCGCTGGCGTGGTCCAATGACAAGTGTGTCATGTGGTGGTCTGGGTCACTGCCTTGCTATTGATCATGTTTAGACGCTTTGCAAGTAGGTGGACACGGCGACACTTTCAATAAGGACATGAGGGAGGATAAGCAACACTGCCACAACACATATGGGTGCTGTATTGAAATAGATGATGTGGAATTGTTGAGGGGTCTCGAGTCGTGCTTATTGTGAGAGGAGCATACAATTTTTTTCTCCAGTTACAATGCACACACATGTTTCCTAGTATAGTTAAACATATGAAAAATTTGTTTTCATGCCTAAGCCCATGTTTGTTTGGGCTTTTACTTATGCTTTTGCAGCTTTTTCATTCTGGCAAAAAAGCCACAAAAGCTCCTAGATAGGGACTTTTTGCTTTGGCTCATGAATCAATATTGTTATGTGATGGTATAAGCCAAAAGCCGAAGCAAAAAAAAACACCTTTTTAGGAGCTTATTTGGCTTTTTTTTACCAAAGTGAAAAAGCTgtaaaaacagaagcaaaaacccATACAAATAGGCCTAAGTCATACAATTAGATGGTATATATTTTTCTTTGCTCGGACTCCCTTTCTTGGCTACAAAAAATGTGATACCTGTCGTGCTTCTTTTGTAAGCAAGACCTTCAAATGGATGACATGGAAACTTGTTTTCTAAAATACCTtcagaaggacacaaatttgaattggaaacttaattaaaatacatgtTTGACAAAATTAAAAGGTAAATATCTATATCGGCCAACCAACCTTGTTCTCCCCGCTTGCTCGCTTTTAGTAGGCTCCTTCTGTAAGCCACATACGTTGGTAGGGCCCACCAACCGCTTATCCTTTATTTCTTTATCCTATCAAACGGAGAGCACTCAACCATTCatcttctcccgcacctctctccTGCTCGTGTCACACCTCCCACCTGGCAGCTCACCAGCGATGGCCGCCACCACCCCATGCGCACAGTCGTGTGCCCGCACACGCGTACACTCCTATCATGATGTGGCGTGCAAGGTCATCGGTATGGGGACGACAGGGATCGCATGTTGCGCCCCTAGCCAGTCACCGGGACGACGAGCTGCGATGACAAGTCCCTCACCCCTCGCACATGAAGACGCCATGACCGTGTGCCACCCACCCGAGTAGTCCTCCTCTGTCGTGGTCATTGCGCGCTCCGACGGGTCGTGCTATAACCGGCGGCCAGCCGTGTTACGACCAATGACCGGACATGCTGCAGCCATGATAGACGAAGATGCGCCCGTCGGCGGGCGTGCTACAACCGCCCACGGGGGAGTTGCACCCATCAGTGCGGCAGTGTTGCAACGAGCGACGAGAAGAGTTATGACGGGTCTGTGGCGTGCAAGGACGTCGGAACCCGCTACCATTTTTATTGGGCTCCTCTTTCAGAAGCACATTTTCTTTAACGAAAAGCACATTTAGTAGAAGGGAAAATTTGTGTATGAAGGAGAACCATATTTtgagaagaataaaacaacaacatCTACAGGTCAAATTTAGTAGCTTCAGAAATTTATGTGATTTCCTAGAAAACAATTATGCGGTTGATACACCTCATTTTGGGATGTGCTTATGACCAATACAAACTAAGATTGATTTTTGTACCACCGAATTTCCGTAAAGCCAAATTAGCAATGAATTTTCTATCTGCCTTTACCACCCTCTTCCTATTTATATGATAGAAATTCGTCAATAGGATGCAGAGGCGTCCAGGTTTTTTAACTGAAGAAATCCTATTTATGGACTGAGAAACTGAAGACGTTCTACTACTTCTTTCTTCAGTTAAAAACAGCTGGATTAACAGCGCGTGAGATTGCCGCGGTCGAGCTTGAGTTGGATCCCAGTTCCAATTCAGCCGGCGACAGCTCCAATCCGAGTTGGGCAAGAATCAGGAGCTCTCCCCTGAATAAATGGGCGGCGCCGGTGGGAGCAGCAGCCCCAATTCGATCTGCTCGCCCACCTTCCCGATCTCCAGACCTAGGCACGCCATCGATGGCGGCCAAGGTGCTCCAGCTCCGCAGCGCCGACGGCAAGGTGCTCGTCGCTCCGGCGTGGGACTAtcgtccggccgccgcccaagcccTCCCGCTGGAGATGCGGGTGCCCTCGCGCGCCCTCGAGAGGGTGCTCCAGTACTGGACCAAGCACAGCCTGGCCAAGGCCACCGGTGAGTCCCGGGAGTCCCTCGCCCGCTGGGACGCCGACTTCCAGCGCCGTCTCGACGAAGACGGCCTCGTCAAGGAGGCCGCCGCAGCCGTCCAAGAACTCCGCCGCCACGGCGTCCACCATGGAGGGCGTCCCCGTCGCCACGCCGGCACGGGCGCATCTGGTGTCGCTGCTCCAGCCACCGCCACCCGTGCTGATCCCGTCCGTGCCTGGTGCCAACTCGTTCACCACCTCAAGGGTGTCGACCACGGAGAACCTAGCCCAGCGCCGACGGCGCCCATCGCTTTCCATGCCTCCGATATTGCCGTCGCCGCACGCCCTGGGCCTGCCACCACCTTGCCGGCCGCTGCTGGTGCTCAACCCGTTGGTGTCCGGTGCGCCATCCGTGCCCGTGGACGCCAGATGGCTGAAGACGAGGAGTCCGCTTGCCACCACCGCAAGCTCCCGGCTTCCAAGGCTTCCAAGCCTCGCTCTTCGGTCTGCCTGCCTGCCACTGCTGCTGCGCCCGTGAAGAAGGTCTCTCGTCAGGTCGCTTCCAAGGCTTGCTCTTTCGTCGGCTCTACACCACTGCCTGCCCCTGCCACTGCTGTGAAGAAGATGACTCCAGCAGCTTCAACTCTGCGCGCAAGAAGGGGGATGGGGGAGCTCAGCTGCAAGGTTCCGAAGCAAAACCAATCGCCATTGCCTGTCATTGCTGTTGCAGCACCAAGGAAGCAACCAATTCCTTGGCTGCGTCCAGTGGTATTACGCCTTCCCTAGTCTTTTAGTTGCTTCCTAAACCATGCACACATAAGTTTCATTTAATCTTTGTCCCTCCAGGTTCTGCACTTGCTTACCAAGATTTCTAGTGTTCTTTGAATCCCGTTCAGTCATTAGTAATTTTACTAGTGTCAGCAGAGTCTCCATCTAGTCTAGGCAGCAAAAACCTTGTTGAGATGTGTACGACATAGTTACCACCGCATCCATACCTGGTCCTAAGTTAAGGGTTTAAGTAAATAAAGGGCATTTTCAATAAATCAAAGTAAAGCAGATGAGCCTAAAAAGGAAACTCATGTACTGCAATTCCGGAACGAGACAGAGCGTAAAACGCACTCGCCGCAAAATCCAAAATGCCCGTTTGCTACCCGGCTTGTAGCAGGAAAAAGGAGTAGAATTGAACTTGTCGATACACACGTAATCTTGTGAGCTGCCTAGCATTTGGAGACTATGCTGACTCTCCTGTAAAATTAATCTTGGCTGAATTGGATTCTTAGGCACTGGCGTCGTGGTGAGTTAAAGTTGCAGTTTCCGACGAGTAGCATTGGTTGGTGAACTcttgtgtgtatgtgtgagtgaaGCTTTGAGCTAAGCAAGTCCTTGATGTACCGACTATCAAGTCCTCAATGTACCGACTATCGAGTCATATTGTAATCAATATCAGATATGAATGAAAAATTGTTGGCCTGAATTTGAGCAGAGCATTTGAGTAACTCTATTTATTTATATGTTTCTATGCGTCTTAAAACACTCCGCTGCTCTTGTCAGAAAAGTATGTACACGAGGTACGATCCGATGGATGCACCTATGATTTCACAATCCTTTGTTGAGTTGTGAAGCGCATGGACATGTTTGGGGGAGTTTGAAGACAGACTTTATGGTTACAGAGACTGCAATCTGATTGTCAAATAGGTTGCAGCTGTTTGGCAAATAGGTTGGGCTTTTCTCAGATCATGTTAACTTTTCACTTGGATTACAAATGTCAAGAATGTGAAAAAGGTTTCGGTGCAACAGCAGTCTTACCTTCTCTGGCTCCTTGAGAAATTTTCCTGTTCATTTGAACATTACAAATTCCACTGTCTATCCTAACATCTTCCCCAAGCAACCAAATATTGCGCTTGTACCGTTGGGCATTGCTTGGAACCACTGGATCTAATTTGTTACTTTTAAAGGAGCGACAACATGCTCAGAAGAACCTGATGATATTTAAAACTTTGCTACGTATCACCTATCAGGTGGTTCATATTCTGGACCCTGAATATGCAGTGCTTGCATTTGCAGTGCATGAAAACTGAATTTTAGGCATATTAAGACAATATGGTTACTACGCCCATGGGAGACAGCAAATGATAATTTTGTTGGAACTTTTGCGTGCTCGAAGGCCAAATCATTCTAGAAGACATAATTTcctttttaaatatatttttctcTTCAAGCAAGAATGCTGCCAAGATCTGTGCATCATGAACAATTTCTCTGAATCCATATGCAAATGTGGTACAGAGCATGCTGCTTTCAGTTTGCTCTGTTAGCACAAAACAATTATAATGATGTTATGTTTTTTCCCACCAGAAACTGAACGAGTACTGCATATTCATCATTAAACTGAAACTAAATGATAAGTATGTCAGTACAGAGGTAATGTTCTTTGCTACTGTTCTTCATCATGCATGCATGGGGAACGTATATGTGGAAGCTTCTCCTGTGGATCATGTTTTTTTTTCTCGGGCGGAAAGTACTAGTTTCCTGCTGCATTTTTTCCCTTGTGTGTTCAGTGACGAAAAAAATGCCTTTTTCTGGAGTTCTGCTGCATTTTTCTGATGAGTGTTGAATGATGAAACAATTTCCAAGATCTTACTGAACTTATTTACGTATACAAACATATTCTGAACTTATTTAAGTATACAAACATATTCTGAACTTATTTATGTCTACAATTTCCAAGATCTTTCTGAACTTCTTTCTGGGCCATTCTGAACTCAGTTGTTTTCTTAAGTGTTTTTCCTTCATAACGTTTTTCTTTTGGTGTTCATTCCTAATCTCATCGAACTAGCTAAGTTGTTTGATTAGACCGATGAATAATGAATATACAGAATCAATAAACCATTCCGAGTTGGAACAGG
This region of Triticum aestivum cultivar Chinese Spring chromosome 2D, IWGSC CS RefSeq v2.1, whole genome shotgun sequence genomic DNA includes:
- the LOC123051817 gene encoding translation initiation factor IF-2 — protein: MAAKVLQLRSADGKVLVAPAWDYRPAAAQALPLEMRVPSRALERVLQYWTKHSLAKATGESRESLARWDADFQRRLDEDGLVKEAAAAVQELRRHGVHHGGRPRRHAGTGASGVAAPATATRADPVRAWCQLVHHLKGVDHGEPSPAPTAPIAFHASDIAVAARPGPATTLPAAAGAQPVGVRCAIRARGRQMAEDEESACHHRKLPASKASKPRSSVCLPATAAAPVKKVSRQVASKACSFVGSTPLPAPATAVKKMTPAASTLRARRGMGELSCKVPKQNQSPLPVIAVAAPRKQPIPWLRPVVLRLP